The segment GGGTGACTCACTggaaagcaggaagaagaggattcTGCCTCCTCTGGCCCAGGACACACCTCTGTTGCCCTTGAGGCCTGGTCTCCAGAGACTAGACAGGATAGGATAGGCTAGTCTGGGATGCTCTTCCCACCCTCATGATCAGAAATGGGTCAGGGCTGCCCCTGTGAGTGTCCAGGGAAATAGCACAGCCACCTACCCTCCCGAGAAAGTGGAGTGTCCTTAGAACAAGCAAGAGAGGAGCTGTGGTTGGAACTCAGGGACCTCCTTTGGGACACAGAGCTGAGGACCACCACACTGTGCCCTGGAAAATGCCCTTTATATTGGGAGAAGCAAATATGACTACAACTCTGGAAAGTGCCAGCCAAGCCGGGCAGAGGGTGGGGAATGGGAAAACCTCCTTTCTGGGAGAGACACTGGACCCTAAATGGCCAGATCTGGACCATGAAGCAACTAGCAAGAACTAAAGGAACGGATAGAGGTACAGCCAACGGATGGAGACGCTGGCACACTGGTAGGAGGTAGCTAGGTCCTGCGCCAGGGGTGTGCAGGAGACAAACAGAGGGAGTTGGAGTAAAAGAAGGTTCTGGAACATGGCCTCAAATGTTCAGACAGGGAGCAGAGCAGTAAGATGAGGGAAGGggtagggttgttttttttttttttttttttttttctagaactttgCCTGAGGCAGGTTTCTCTAGTCATGATGGGACTGTGGACAGTTGGGCAGAGGTCCTGAGTGAGACCGGAGATGGGTTTAAGGGACACTGTAGAGACTGCAATTATATGCTAGGGTCGGTCACCTGTGGCTGAACAGCCAAGAATTCCCAGGGGTAAGCCCAGGCAGATAGAAGTCCTGAGTTCTGTCAGTGTCCTGGGCTAGACCCTGGTTTGGTTAGACATGGTGTGCCATTGGCAGCTGCATGAACTAGGGTTGATGGCAAGATGAAGGTTGAATATGAGGATGGGCTAGGGGAGAAACTTGAGGCCTGAACTAAGGGGAGAGCATTAGTTGTTGCTTCTGTACACTCTGTTCCACACTGGGGTAAGCATCTGTATAGACATTGCCTGCTCCAGGCAACGTTACCAGCATAGAGGAGGCCCAGGTGCCTGAGAAGGGGAAGTAAATTCTCAGAGACATAAGGGCATATGGCCAGGAGTTAAGCCTGGAATTTAAGATTCCACAATCCGTCGTGGAGAGAAAGGTTTTGGGGACCTACAGAAGGCCATTCATGCCTACCTATTAACTGATTGGTTCTTTAGATGTCAGCATTTTTAGTTCTCTGTAAACTCCAAATATTAACCTTATCATGGAAAATAGCTGTCAAAGGCTGTCTGTCTCCCACCTCCTGGGCTctcttctgttatttttcttttgcttttcaggGTCATGTGTGTGACCTATTATCAAAGTCAGGTTCCCCATAGGGCAGAGCTAGGGTGGCAAGGAAGCCTGAATAGTGAGTCAGGTCGTGGGTGATGATGGCCTGAAGAGAAACCAGGCTCTGACCCCTGTCTCCTCCCTAGTGGTGTGCCCTCTACCCTGCATGAACGGTGGCCAGTGCTCCTCCCGAAACCAGTGCCTGTGTCCCCCGGATTTCACGGGGCGCTTCTGCCAGGTGCCTGCCGCAGGAACTGGAGCCGGCACCGGCAGTTCAGGCCCCGGACTGGCCCGGACCGGAGCCATGTCCACAGGCCCGCTGCCGCCCCTTGTCCCAGAAGGAGAGTCTGTGGCTAGCAAACACGCCATTTATGCGGTGCAGGTGATCGCAGATCCTCCCGGGCCGGGGGAGGGTCCTCCTGCACAACATGCAGCCTTCTTGGTGCCCCTGGGGCCAGGACAAATCTCAGCAGAAGGTACTAGGAGACTGGGAAACCCGGGGGGTGCTTAAATGGGCGGGTAATAAGGGTGGTCGGATCGGGGCGCGGGCCAGGCCCTGGAGGAGCTCAGCGTCGCGACCCTCCAGAAGCGGGACAGCCCTGAGGCCACCGCGCCCCGCCCCCCCCAGTGCAGGCTCCGCCCCCTGTGGTGAACGTGCGTGTCCATCACCCTCCTGAAGCTTCCGTTCAGGTGCACCGCATCGAGGGGCCGAATGCTGAAGGTCCAGCCTCCTCCCAGCACCTGCTGCCGCATCCCAAGCCCCCGCACCCGAGGCCACCCACCCAAAAACCACTGGGCCGCTGCTTCCAGGACACACTGCCCAAGCAGCCTGTGAGTAAAACCACAACTCCAAAGGAACAGTCATTCTATTTCAGGGTCACCTGAGTCACATCATGACCGCATACAATTGAGTGTCACAGGTTGGGGCTGGAAAAAGAAAGGGGCCTCAGGAGGGAGGCAAGTTGAGGCGAGCCACTCGGTGATTCCTCTCCACATCCCTTCCTCCAGTGTGGCAGCAACCCTTTGCCCGGCCTCACCAAGCAGGAAGATTGCTGCGGTAGCATCGGTACTGCCTGGGGACAAAGCAAGTGTCACAAGTGCCCACAGCTTCAGTGTGAGTGCCTGGCTCAATGAAGTGTCCCCCACAGGGTGGCCCAGCTATCTTTCTCCCATCCCTGCTATGGgaatctcccctcccccccccagtgCAGGCTCCGCCCCCAAATTTGGTGGTGAACCCACGAAatcctctgtctcttctccaaaGCCCTCATTTCTCTCCTGCAGAACCACAGTGTTTCCCCGTCTTGTTGCTATTGTGTCTGCCCTTTCTCTGCAGATACAGGGGTGCAGAAGCCAGGACCTGTACGTGGGGAGGTGGGTGCTGACTGCCCCCAGGGCTACAAGAGGCTCAACAGCACCCACTGCCAGGGTATGGTCAGCTGGAGAGTCTGTGGGCTGTAGGGTGGGTCAGTGGTCATGGGGGTGTCCCAAGGTGTCAGAGAAACGGTCTGATGAAGGCAGAACCCTCAAGTGCTTGGAGCAGCTTGCTGCTACCTTATGGCCCCAGCTACAAGAATCAAACTGCTTATCACAGACATCAACGAATGTGTGATGCCCGGCATGTGTCGCCATGGTGACTGTCTCAACAACCCTGGCTCTTACCGCTGTGTCTGCCCGCCTGGTCATAGCCTGGGTCCCTCGCGCACACAGTGCATTGGTGAGACTTGGGTCCTGTGAATTCACAAGGCTGGATGGGAAGGACAGGGCTTCAAGCAGAGTCACGAGGTCAGGGCGGGTTAAGGGTTGGTAGCAGAAAGGACAAGACGCAGAGCAGATAGGGGTCAGTGGTGTGAGGTCAGAgatcatggaggtcagaggaggaagtCAGCGTCCTGTACATCACTGTTTTGGTGAGAAGAACAGATGGAATTCAGAGCCACTCTAATCAGGAGTCGGGGGTCACAGAGGTCTGGGGTCACAGAGGTCAGGGCCAAGAGTTGACAGAATGGAGAAGCAGGGAGCGTCTGAAGCAACTGGGCAGACGGACATGGGTGATGCTCAGGTCCCGCCCTCTGCTCCCACCCCTGCAGCCGACAAACCAGAGGAGAAGAGCCTGTGTTTCCGCCTCGTGAGCACTGAGCATCAGTGCCAGCACCCACTGACCACACGCCTCACACGCCAGCTCTGCTGCTGCAGTGTGGGTAAAGCCTGGGGCGCCCGGTGCCAGCGCTGCCCAGCAGATGGTACAGGTGAGGCAGAGGCACAGTGCATGGCGTGGGGTGGGGACATGGGCTGTGTACCTGTCCAGGAGTTCACTTGCTGTGGTGTCTACATCTTGACCACAGCAGCCTTCAAGGAGATCTGCCCGGCTGGGAAAGGGTACCATATCCTCACCTCCCACCAGACCCTCACCATCCAGGGTGAAAGTGATTTCTCCCTCTTCCTGCACCCTGATGGGCCACCCAAACCCCAGCAGCTTCCTGAAAGCCCCAGCCGAGCACCAGCACTCgaggacacagaggaagagagaggtctGGCTTGATCCAAAGGCTCCAGATCTACAGATAAGACCCCTGGGCTAACTtcttaaggcagtggttctcaccctgtggGTCGGGCCCTCctggggggtcacatatcagatatcctgcctatcagatatttacattaagatccataacagtaacaaattagagttatgaagtagcgatTAGATAATTTTATGGCGGGGGGGGgcatcaccacagcatgaggaagtgtAGTAAAGgcgggaaggttgagaactactgttctaACATTTAAATCCCTAGGCCGAACCACGGACACCCTCCTCCCCCAGGCCTTACCCTCTCACCCTCACCCTCTCACTATCTGACTTGGCCTATCACCTTCTAGGCTGGCACTGTACAATTCCCTGCCCTCTAGGCAATGGCTACTAAGCAAAAGTACCCTAATCTCAGGATCTAAGCTTTGACCCTTGACCCAAAGGCATGACTTTTGAACTCTCAGAGACCTACCCTAGCTATACACCTTGATCCTTGACCTCCCATTCTGACATAAATAatgttccttcttctcttttaGGAGTGACCTTGGACCCAGTAAGTATGGGAGCCCAGGGGgagggatagggagacaaaggAGGCAAGGAGGCTTATATTGCTATAACCACAGCCAGTGAGCGAGGAGCGATCGGTGCAACAGAGCcaccccactaccaccacctcacCTGCCCGGCCTTACCCAGGTGAGCAGAGGCACTGCAAATGGGGGCCAAACCACTGGGAGGTGTGTGCTTGTAGAGGGTGTAACAGTGAGGACTGGGTGGCAAAGCTTTGGTGTAGCCTACAGGAGGTAGGAGCCTTGCTTTCTGAAAAGCCCCTGCTTCTGCCCACAGAGCTGATCTCTCGCCCCTCCCCACCTACCTTCCACCGATTCCTGCCAGACTTGCCCCCATCCCGAAGTGCGGTGGAGATCGCCCCCACTCAGGTCACAGGTAAGGCCTGCCAGCAGGGCCACATCCTGAATAGGCTACACATCCAGCTTAGCTTTCCTCCTTCCAACACTCCGTAAACTAACAGGCTAGCACTTGCCCAGAACTTGGAGCTGGGGAAGGTCCAGTGATCAGGAGAGGGGTCGCTTTGCTTTCCAGTGGGCCTGTTAGTGTGATGGCCAGCTCAATTGAGAGTCTTCATCATTCAACttatatttattgagcacctaccaTGTGTCTCCCAAATAAATCCCAACCAAAGCAAACAGATTGAGCTTGGTGTGGTGGCTCGCACCTGTAATCACAATACTCAGGAAgtgaaggcagaaggattgcctagagttcaaggtcagcctgggccatGGTGTGAGACCTGCAAAATAGAGCAATAATTAAAGTCTATCATGTCTCATAAATGTTACTCGAAAAGGTGTCAGGAAGTCAGGGAAGGCTGAAGATTGTAACAGTAGCAATCGTACAAGGAGAggttgtagggtgtgtgtgtgtgtgtgtgtgtgtgtgtgtgtgtgtgtgtgtgtttaagattgCTAGACATTCAAgtgaagtggggaggggagggacgtGCAGATTCAGAAAAAGAACATTCCAGGGAGGTTAAGTCTGGGCAAAGGTGTAAGAAGTATGAATCATTGGTGGAGGAGGGAGAAACCACAGAGAAGCAGGGGAAGCTACTTCATGGAGCCGCCATAACAGGCTCGGGGTTGATGCCAAAGATGAGAAGCATCTGCAAGGACTTGCGTGTCAGAATTGCCAACACAGACTGAGCAGTCTCTCTGCCAGGCTCTATGTGATTACCTTCACTGACTAAGCATCAGTGTGCTCTCTTACTCTGAAGGGAAGTGCTTGCCTTGGTTTCCAGATGAGAACTGCCGGGTTCAGAGAGGTTTAGCAATTTGTCCCAGGTCACAGAGAAGCCAGAAGGAACCTATGTCGTAGGGACTCCAAGGCCACAGTTATTGACCCTGACTGAAACCCTGAACCTAGATGAGCTCCTAGATGAGGGGCGCAAGTGGATTGTGGGAATGTGGAGGACAAGGTGCCTGGGAGGGGAGCAAGGAAGCCTATGGACAGCACAGCAGGCAGAGAGCAGCGCCCATCCAGGCCCACTGGTCAGGTGGATTTTGGCAACGCTGAGTTTAGCATCACCCTGGGCTTTGTGGAAAAGATGGGGaccaaagggaagaggaggaaatggagcTTATGACCCAGAGGACAAGCAGAGCTGGACACAGTGCTGGCCCAAGTTGGGTTCCTAGGAACTAACTGGTGTCTGTCTTGGGAGGGGAGACAGTCAACCATTGGAAAATGGAAGATGCAGGTCCTTGGAGCAAAGGGTATTGAAGTCATTGGCTAGAAGATATTAATAAACCTGAAGCCACAGGAGACTGGCAAGAATGTTGTCTCAGAGACTCTTGGGAAAGAGTATTAAGAACATAGGGCACTTAGCTGTTGTGGTTTGATTTGAGGTGACAGGGGTCGGGCTCTTAGAATGCTAGGTAGGAATGGAAATAATGAAGGTGGCAGGGATGACAAAGACACCAGAGTCCTATTTGGAGACTTTCTGGAACAATGGCATTAGTATTACTTGAAATAATTACTAGGAACTCCTAGGATTTAAATACCCatgtgcagaagccagaggtcactGTGTGACCAAGCTTTCCTAGTCAGTAGGGCTGGTGTGCCAGCATCTGTCTCTGGGGGTGTGGCAGAAAACACGCATTCCCTGATCAGTCCCTTGACCGGATACCCTCGTGCCACAGAGACCGATGAGTGCCGATTGAACCAGAACATCTGTGGCCATGGACAGTGTGTGCCTGGCCCCTCGGATTACTCCTGCCACTGCAACCCGGGCTACCGGTCACATCCACAGCACCGATATTGTGTTGGTGAGCAGGGGTGGAGGGTTTAGggggtgtagtgtgtgtgtggacagGGATTGGCTGGGGAGGAGCCCGAGAGCCACTGCCGTGGCTCACTACTTGCCTTTGATGTCCCTCACCTACTGATCCTTCCAGATGTGAACGAGTGTGAGGCAGAGCCCTGCGGTCCCGGGAGAGGCATCTGCATGAACACTGGTGGCTCCTATAATTGTCACTGCAACCGAGGCTACCGCCTCCACGTGGGTGCAGGGGGCCGCTCGTGCGTGGGTGAGCGCCACCAGCCCTTGGCTAACCCGGGTATACTGGGTGGGACCAGCTCCTACTGCCCGCCCCACGCCCCATCGCACCCTATCTTTGCTCAGACCTAAACGAGTGCGCCAAGCCTCATCTGTGTGGTGACGGTGGCTTCTGCATCAACTTTCCTGGTCACTACAAATGCAACTGCTATCCTGGCTACCGGCTCAAGACCTCACGACCACCCGTTTGCGAAGGTGGGTTACCCTCCAGACCAAAGCAGGCATCACAGCTGTCCCTTAGGATGGGAACAAGAGGCCTGCACCTATCTCTGATCCTCTCAGGCTGGGGTCAGGGAAGCTAAAACTGGTCCATTTTGCCTTGATTTGTGACGGAGGGAGGCCCTGTCGAGGACTAAGAGCACTGGACCAGCTATGTTGTCCCCAAACTTGTCCTCGTCCTTTTCTCTTCCATGCAGACATCGACGAATGTCGCGACCCTAGCACCTGCCCTGATGGCAAATGTGAAAACAAACCTGGCAGCTTCAAGTGCATCGCCTGCCAGCCTGGCTATCGCAGCCAGGGGGGCGGAGCCTGTCGTGGTGAGAGCGGATCTGGCTCCACGTGGAGGGCGGGCCTCCAGAGAGTAGAGTTCCGCCCCTAGCCCTGCAGAGGGGAGTCTCACCCCAACTGTTTGTAAGCTGGGCACAGTCTGATACTGGGGTTCTTCCCTGCAGATATCAACGAATGCTCCGAGGGGAGCCCCTGCTCTCCTGGATGGTGTGAGAACCTCCCGGGCTCTTACCGTTGCACGTGTGCCCAGGGATACGAGCCCGCACTGGATGGCCTCAGTTGCATAGGTGAGCTCCCGCATGCTGGGCAGGCTAGCACTCTCATTCACAGAAGTTAGAGAATGGGGGTAGCTGGTGGGGGACCAATTCTGCTGTCTACTGAGGCTTAACGTTTTACGGGAAGCAGCTGaaccttgaatttttttttaatatatgaatGCTTTGCCTGAATGAGTGCATGTGTATCGTGTACATACCTAGTGTCTTCAGAAACCAAAAAAGAGGACCAGATCATCTAGAACTGGGGTTACTGACCTCGGTGAACTCCTAAGTGGGTATGTACTGTGTAAGAGCAGTAAATGACCTTAACTATTGAACCAACTTTTGTCTCTTAAGAGATGAGGCTTGAAACTTTAGTTTGGGAAGCTTGATAATTTGAAGGGAAAGAAGATATCATTGTCCTTGTCCTTGTAATGTTTTAAGTACCAAAAACTAGACAAGATGCTAGAATTCAGACAAGTTGGGAAACTTGACAAATTTGTGGACTAGCAGAGACACAGGCCTGAAGGAAGGAGGCTTGCGTTCTCTAAAGGACGGTAGGAAGTAGCGAGCAGAGAAGAATCAGAGAGCAGCGTACTTAATGGGTGGATGGGGTGAGGGTAGCGGCTTGGGACAGCCATAAGATGCCTCGATGGTAGGACAAACTGGCCAAATGTCAAGGTCAGGGAAAGAGGGGAGTTTGATTCAGTGACTCCATGTGTGGTTCTGTTTTTTGGGATAGGGTCCCTGGGATTGGACTCCCccttctttgatttttatttgtttattttatatatgtgagtacactgtcgctgtcttcagacacaccagaagagggcatctgatcccaatacagatggttgtgacccaccatgtgttTGCATGGAATTGAACGGGATTGGACCCCTTTAAAAGGGaagtttggggggctggggatttagctcagtggtagagcgcttacctaggaagtacaaggccctgggttcggtccccagctccggaaaaaaagaaccaaaaaaaaaaaaaaaaaaaagggaagtttGGGAGCCCCTTCATGCTAGATAAGTCAGTAGGACGGTCCGATTGGGTCTCTCAGTCAGAAATGCCAGAGGCTGACCACTGTAGGTTAGGAGTCTTGAACCAGACATCTCCCTGTGAAACTCTGGTTTGTGGACTATGGGGGCTACGGAAAGGTGAGTCGAGCCTACTTAGCCAAGGAGACAGAGTTGGATAGAAGAGTGTCTAGCAGAGCCTCTCGGCACCAATGCTAGGGAAGGCGGAGTAGATGAAAGGGCATCAGGAGATTCGAGTAAAGGCATGGTAGCATTAGTGGAAGGTGGCTGGGCTTTCAAAGTACCACTTGAGAAGCTAAAGAACTCTAACCAG is part of the Rattus norvegicus strain BN/NHsdMcwi chromosome 1, GRCr8, whole genome shotgun sequence genome and harbors:
- the Ltbp3 gene encoding latent-transforming growth factor beta-binding protein 3 precursor, yielding MPGPRGAARGLAPAMRQAGASGLLALLLLALLGPGGGAEGGPAGERGTGGGGALARERFKVVFAPVICKRTCLKGQCRDSCQQGSNMTLIGENGHSTDTLTGSGFRVVVCPLPCMNGGQCSSRNQCLCPPDFTGRFCQVPAAGTGAGTGSSGPGLARTGAMSTGPLPPLVPEGESVASKHAIYAVQVIADPPGPGEGPPAQHAAFLVPLGPGQISAEVQAPPPVVNVRVHHPPEASVQVHRIEGPNAEGPASSQHLLPHPKPPHPRPPTQKPLGRCFQDTLPKQPCGSNPLPGLTKQEDCCGSIGTAWGQSKCHKCPQLQYTGVQKPGPVRGEVGADCPQGYKRLNSTHCQDINECVMPGMCRHGDCLNNPGSYRCVCPPGHSLGPSRTQCIADKPEEKSLCFRLVSTEHQCQHPLTTRLTRQLCCCSVGKAWGARCQRCPADGTAAFKEICPAGKGYHILTSHQTLTIQGESDFSLFLHPDGPPKPQQLPESPSRAPALEDTEEERGVTLDPPVSEERSVQQSHPTTTTSPARPYPELISRPSPPTFHRFLPDLPPSRSAVEIAPTQVTETDECRLNQNICGHGQCVPGPSDYSCHCNPGYRSHPQHRYCVDVNECEAEPCGPGRGICMNTGGSYNCHCNRGYRLHVGAGGRSCVDLNECAKPHLCGDGGFCINFPGHYKCNCYPGYRLKTSRPPVCEDIDECRDPSTCPDGKCENKPGSFKCIACQPGYRSQGGGACRDINECSEGSPCSPGWCENLPGSYRCTCAQGYEPALDGLSCIDMDECETGNICHDGICTNTPGSFQCQCLSGYHLSRDRSHCEDIDECDFPAACIGGDCINTNGSYRCLCPQGHRLVGGRKCQDIDECSQDPGLCLPHGACENLQGSYVCVCDEGFTLTQDQHGCEEVEQPHHKKECYLNFDDTVFCDSVLATNVTQQECCCSLGAGWGDHCEIYPCPVYSSAEFHSLCPDGKGYTQDNNIVNYGIPAHRDIDECILFGAEICKEGKCVNTQPGYECYCKQGFYYDGNLLECVDVDECLDESNCRNGVCENTRGGYRCACTPPAEYSPAQRQCLSPEEMEHGPERREVCWGQRGEDGMCMGPLAGPALTFDDCCCRQGRGWGTQCRPCPPRGTGSQCPTSQSESNSFWDTSPLLLGKSPRDEDSSEEDSDECRCVSGRCVPRPGGAVCECPGGFQLDASRARCVDIDECRELNQRGLLCKSERCVNTSGSFRCVCKAGFTRSRPHGACVPQRRR
- the Ltbp3 gene encoding latent-transforming growth factor beta-binding protein 3 isoform X1, which gives rise to MPGPRGAARGLAPAMRQAGASGLLALLLLALLGPGGGAEGGPAGERGTGGGGALARERFKVVFAPVICKRTCLKGQCRDSCQQGSNMTLIGENGHSTDTLTGSGFRVVVCPLPCMNGGQCSSRNQCLCPPDFTGRFCQVPAAGTGAGTGSSGPGLARTGAMSTGPLPPLVPEGESVASKHAIYAVQVIADPPGPGEGPPAQHAAFLVPLGPGQISAEVQAPPPVVNVRVHHPPEASVQVHRIEGPNAEGPASSQHLLPHPKPPHPRPPTQKPLGRCFQDTLPKQPCGSNPLPGLTKQEDCCGSIGTAWGQSKCHKCPQLQYTGVQKPGPVRGEVGADCPQGYKRLNSTHCQDINECVMPGMCRHGDCLNNPGSYRCVCPPGHSLGPSRTQCIADKPEEKSLCFRLVSTEHQCQHPLTTRLTRQLCCCSVGKAWGARCQRCPADGTAAFKEICPAGKGYHILTSHQTLTIQGESDFSLFLHPDGPPKPQQLPESPSRAPALEDTEEERGVTLDPPVSEERSVQQSHPTTTTSPARPYPELISRPSPPTFHRFLPDLPPSRSAVEIAPTQVTETDECRLNQNICGHGQCVPGPSDYSCHCNPGYRSHPQHRYCVDVNECEAEPCGPGRGICMNTGGSYNCHCNRGYRLHVGAGGRSCVDLNECAKPHLCGDGGFCINFPGHYKCNCYPGYRLKTSRPPVCEDIDECRDPSTCPDGKCENKPGSFKCIACQPGYRSQGGGACRDINECSEGSPCSPGWCENLPGSYRCTCAQGYEPALDGLSCIDMDECETGNICHDGICTNTPGSFQCQCLSGYHLSRDRSHCEDIDECDFPAACIGGDCINTNGSYRCLCPQGHRLVGGRKCQDIDECSQDPGLCLPHGACENLQGSYVCVCDEGFTLTQDQHGCEEVEQPHHKKECYLNFDDTVFCDSVLATNVTQQECCCSLGAGWGDHCEIYPCPVYSSAEFHSLCPDGKGYTQDNNIVNYGIPAHRDIDECILFGAEICKEGKCVNTQPGYECYCKQGFYYDGNLLECVDVDECLDESNCRNGVCENTRGGYRCACTPPAEYSPAQRQCLSPEEMGEARGISAGSRAQEEMDMDECQDPAACRPGRCVNLPGSYRCECHPPWVPGSSGRDCQLPESQAEHGPERREVCWGQRGEDGMCMGPLAGPALTFDDCCCRQGRGWGTQCRPCPPRGTGSQCPTSQSESNSFWDTSPLLLGKSPRVDEDSSEEDSDECRCVSGRCVPRPGGAVCECPGGFQLDASRARCVDIDECRELNQRGLLCKSERCVNTSGSFRCVCKAGFTRSRPHGACVPQRRR
- the Ltbp3 gene encoding latent-transforming growth factor beta-binding protein 3 isoform X3 → MPGPRGAARGLAPAMRQAGASGLLALLLLALLGPGGGAEGGPAGERGTGGGGALARERFKVVFAPVICKRTCLKGQCRDSCQQGSNMTLIGENGHSTDTLTGSGFRVVVCPLPCMNGGQCSSRNQCLCPPDFTGRFCQVPAAGTGAGTGSSGPGLARTGAMSTGPLPPLVPEGESVASKHAIYAVQVIADPPGPGEGPPAQHAAFLVPLGPGQISAEVQAPPPVVNVRVHHPPEASVQVHRIEGPNAEGPASSQHLLPHPKPPHPRPPTQKPLGRCFQDTLPKQPCGSNPLPGLTKQEDCCGSIGTAWGQSKCHKCPQLQYTGVQKPGPVRGEVGADCPQGYKRLNSTHCQDINECVMPGMCRHGDCLNNPGSYRCVCPPGHSLGPSRTQCIADKPEEKSLCFRLVSTEHQCQHPLTTRLTRQLCCCSVGKAWGARCQRCPADGTAFKEICPAGKGYHILTSHQTLTIQGESDFSLFLHPDGPPKPQQLPESPSRAPALEDTEEERGVTLDPPVSEERSVQQSHPTTTTSPARPYPELISRPSPPTFHRFLPDLPPSRSAVEIAPTQVTETDECRLNQNICGHGQCVPGPSDYSCHCNPGYRSHPQHRYCVDVNECEAEPCGPGRGICMNTGGSYNCHCNRGYRLHVGAGGRSCVDLNECAKPHLCGDGGFCINFPGHYKCNCYPGYRLKTSRPPVCEDIDECRDPSTCPDGKCENKPGSFKCIACQPGYRSQGGGACRDINECSEGSPCSPGWCENLPGSYRCTCAQGYEPALDGLSCIDMDECETGNICHDGICTNTPGSFQCQCLSGYHLSRDRSHCEDIDECDFPAACIGGDCINTNGSYRCLCPQGHRLVGGRKCQDIDECSQDPGLCLPHGACENLQGSYVCVCDEGFTLTQDQHGCEEVEQPHHKKECYLNFDDTVFCDSVLATNVTQQECCCSLGAGWGDHCEIYPCPVYSSAEFHSLCPDGKGYTQDNNIVNYGIPAHRDIDECILFGAEICKEGKCVNTQPGYECYCKQGFYYDGNLLECVDVDECLDESNCRNGVCENTRGGYRCACTPPAEYSPAQRQCLSPEEMGEARGISAGSRAQEEMDMDECQDPAACRPGRCVNLPGSYRCECHPPWVPGSSGRDCQLPESQAEHGPERREVCWGQRGEDGMCMGPLAGPALTFDDCCCRQGRGWGTQCRPCPPRGTGSQCPTSQSESNSFWDTSPLLLGKSPRVDEDSSEEDSDECRCVSGRCVPRPGGAVCECPGGFQLDASRARCVDIDECRELNQRGLLCKSERCVNTSGSFRCVCKAGFTRSRPHGACVPQRRR
- the Ltbp3 gene encoding latent-transforming growth factor beta-binding protein 3 isoform X6, whose product is MPGPRGAARGLAPAMRQAGASGLLALLLLALLGPGGGAEGGPAGERGTGGGGALARERFKVVFAPVICKRTCLKGQCRDSCQQGSNMTLIGENGHSTDTLTGSGFRVVVCPLPCMNGGQCSSRNQCLCPPDFTGRFCQVPAAGTGAGTGSSGPGLARTGAMSTGPLPPLVPEGESVASKHAIYAVQVIADPPGPGEGPPAQHAAFLVPLGPGQISAEASVQVHRIEGPNAEGPASSQHLLPHPKPPHPRPPTQKPLGRCFQDTLPKQPCGSNPLPGLTKQEDCCGSIGTAWGQSKCHKCPQLQYTGVQKPGPVRGEVGADCPQGYKRLNSTHCQDINECVMPGMCRHGDCLNNPGSYRCVCPPGHSLGPSRTQCIADKPEEKSLCFRLVSTEHQCQHPLTTRLTRQLCCCSVGKAWGARCQRCPADGTAAFKEICPAGKGYHILTSHQTLTIQGESDFSLFLHPDGPPKPQQLPESPSRAPALEDTEEERGVTLDPPVSEERSVQQSHPTTTTSPARPYPELISRPSPPTFHRFLPDLPPSRSAVEIAPTQVTETDECRLNQNICGHGQCVPGPSDYSCHCNPGYRSHPQHRYCVDVNECEAEPCGPGRGICMNTGGSYNCHCNRGYRLHVGAGGRSCVDLNECAKPHLCGDGGFCINFPGHYKCNCYPGYRLKTSRPPVCEDIDECRDPSTCPDGKCENKPGSFKCIACQPGYRSQGGGACRDINECSEGSPCSPGWCENLPGSYRCTCAQGYEPALDGLSCIDMDECETGNICHDGICTNTPGSFQCQCLSGYHLSRDRSHCEDIDECDFPAACIGGDCINTNGSYRCLCPQGHRLVGGRKCQDIDECSQDPGLCLPHGACENLQGSYVCVCDEGFTLTQDQHGCEEVEQPHHKKECYLNFDDTVFCDSVLATNVTQQECCCSLGAGWGDHCEIYPCPVYSSAEFHSLCPDGKGYTQDNNIVNYGIPAHRDIDECILFGAEICKEGKCVNTQPGYECYCKQGFYYDGNLLECVDVDECLDESNCRNGVCENTRGGYRCACTPPAEYSPAQRQCLSPEEMGEARGISAGSRAQEEMDMDECQDPAACRPGRCVNLPGSYRCECHPPWVPGSSGRDCQLPESQAEHGPERREVCWGQRGEDGMCMGPLAGPALTFDDCCCRQGRGWGTQCRPCPPRGTGSQCPTSQSESNSFWDTSPLLLGKSPRVDEDSSEEDSDECRCVSGRCVPRPGGAVCECPGGFQLDASRARCVDIDECRELNQRGLLCKSERCVNTSGSFRCVCKAGFTRSRPHGACVPQRRR